Proteins encoded within one genomic window of Candidatus Eremiobacterota bacterium:
- a CDS encoding NAD(P)/FAD-dependent oxidoreductase — MDINHLDRRKTALIIGAGPAGLTAAYELLEKTDVIPIIYELTDSIGGISRTIDYKGNRIDMGGHRFFSKSDMIIAWWARIMPFQDKFSHEIAFPHRKHRGSRIYDTSTDTGEKGESDKVMLIRQRISRILFLGKFFDYPISLNLKTLKNLGIIRVFRIGLSYLRARVFTVKEKNLEDFFINRFGEELYRTFFKDYTEKVWGIPCNNISAEWGAQRIKGLSISKAALHIINELFKNIMSFLGGKRQEDLSSLTQKDKETSLISHFLYPKYGPGQLWEEVADIIRAKGARIFLNHEVIGIKTENDMISGMTVKNTRSGEEFPAYADYYISTMPVKDLIVNLEAEIPAEINEIANGLLYRDFITVGILASKLKFQNGKENTASNHLIPDNWIYIQDRNVRLGRLQIFNNWSPHMVSDPHKVWLGLEYFCTEGDELWNMEEAGFVDFAINEAVKIGILDREDVLDATRIRLKKAYPAYFGTYSRFSEIKEYLSRFENLYCIGRNGMHRYNNMDHSMMTAMTAVANIRDGVKTKENIWGVNTELQYHENRAATEKI, encoded by the coding sequence ATGGACATAAATCACCTTGACAGACGCAAAACCGCCTTAATAATAGGAGCGGGTCCGGCAGGTCTCACCGCTGCATACGAATTGCTTGAAAAGACTGATGTTATCCCCATTATTTATGAATTGACCGATTCTATCGGGGGCATCTCGAGGACAATAGATTATAAGGGTAACAGAATCGATATGGGAGGACACAGGTTTTTTTCAAAATCCGATATGATTATTGCCTGGTGGGCCCGGATAATGCCTTTTCAAGATAAGTTCTCCCATGAAATTGCTTTTCCGCACAGGAAGCATAGAGGCTCCCGGATTTATGATACTTCTACCGATACTGGGGAAAAGGGGGAAAGCGACAAGGTAATGCTCATCCGTCAAAGAATTTCCAGGATATTGTTCCTGGGCAAATTCTTTGACTATCCAATTTCATTGAATTTGAAAACATTGAAAAACCTGGGTATCATAAGAGTATTCAGGATAGGTCTCAGCTATCTCAGAGCGAGAGTTTTTACGGTAAAAGAAAAGAATCTCGAGGATTTTTTCATCAACAGGTTCGGCGAGGAGCTCTACAGAACTTTTTTCAAAGATTATACCGAAAAGGTCTGGGGTATCCCCTGTAATAACATAAGTGCCGAGTGGGGGGCGCAGAGAATAAAGGGGCTCTCCATTTCCAAGGCGGCTCTCCATATCATAAATGAGCTCTTTAAAAATATTATGAGCTTTCTGGGCGGTAAACGGCAGGAAGACCTCTCTTCCCTTACCCAGAAGGATAAGGAAACAAGCCTCATTTCCCACTTCTTATATCCCAAGTACGGTCCAGGCCAGCTGTGGGAAGAAGTTGCGGATATCATAAGGGCAAAGGGCGCCAGGATATTTCTGAACCACGAAGTGATCGGAATCAAAACAGAAAATGATATGATTAGTGGAATGACCGTGAAAAATACCCGGTCCGGCGAAGAATTCCCGGCATACGCTGATTATTATATTTCCACAATGCCGGTAAAAGATCTCATAGTTAATCTTGAAGCGGAGATCCCGGCAGAAATAAATGAAATTGCCAATGGTCTGCTGTACAGGGATTTTATCACTGTGGGGATACTGGCTTCAAAATTGAAATTTCAAAATGGAAAAGAAAATACCGCTTCGAATCACCTGATTCCCGATAACTGGATATATATCCAGGACAGGAACGTGAGACTCGGGCGCCTTCAGATATTTAATAACTGGAGTCCCCACATGGTCTCTGATCCCCATAAGGTATGGCTCGGGCTTGAATATTTCTGCACTGAAGGGGATGAGCTGTGGAATATGGAAGAGGCCGGCTTCGTTGATTTCGCAATCAATGAAGCCGTAAAGATCGGCATTCTCGACAGGGAAGATGTTCTCGATGCAACAAGAATAAGATTGAAGAAAGCATATCCCGCTTACTTCGGGACCTACAGCCGCTTCAGCGAAATAAAAGAGTATCTGAGCAGGTTCGAAAACTTATATTGCATAGGAAGAAACGGGATGCACAGGTATAATAACATGGATCATTCCATGATGACTGCCATGACTGCAGTCGCAAATATAAGAGACGGCGTAAAGACTAAAGAAAATATATGGGGTGTCAACACTGAACTCCAGTATCAT